In Oryza brachyantha chromosome 1, ObraRS2, whole genome shotgun sequence, the following are encoded in one genomic region:
- the LOC102717853 gene encoding LOW QUALITY PROTEIN: replication protein A 70 kDa DNA-binding subunit E-like (The sequence of the model RefSeq protein was modified relative to this genomic sequence to represent the inferred CDS: substituted 2 bases at 2 genomic stop codons): protein MAHVLISQLSYGDSNIRIKARVSRLXDFHDLNDDAKIVHTDLELLDEMVTIYLLRFFTKISFIETFRYANRTYRPVTHSLMILFTKWTTLEECIDVPVDFPGITFSLTPFGDIPSLVDKNICYVDIMSVITEIGTTSTVRPQSRNTDRLKRTLQICDASNSTLPLTLWGERATAFDAENIXNASQTQPQVAVFVGTLVKNYKGLGLTLTGSSPCKWYINLEIPEVLELTER, encoded by the exons ATGGCGCACGTTCTCATCTCACAGCTGTCATATGGTGATTCAAACATACGAATTAAGGCTAGAGTTTCTAGGCTATAGGACTTTCATGATCTCAATGATGACGCAAAAATTGTGCACACTGATCTTGAGTTACTGGATGAAATGGTAACAATTTACCTGCTGcgatttttcaccaaaatttccTTTATT GAAACTTTCAGATATGCAAATAGGACATATAGGCCAGTTACGCATAGCCTAATGATCCTATTCACTAAATGGACAACTTTAGAAGAATGTATCGATGTACCTGTTGATTTCCCTGGTATAACATTTTCATTGACACCTTTTGGAGATATTCCCTCTCTTGTGGACAAAAACATCTGTTATGTTG ATATCATGAGTGTCATAACTGAAATTGGCACAACATCTACTGTGCGTCCTCAGTCAAGGAACACTGACCGTTTAAAGAGAACACTACAAATATGTGATGCAAG CAATTCTACACTACCTTTGACACTTTGGGGAGAACGAGCAACTGCTTTCGATGCTGAGAATATCTAGAATGCTAGCCAAACACAGCCTCAAGTGGCTGTGTTTGTCGGCACACTTGTGAAGAACTACAAAGGCCTAG GGCTTACACTGACTGGGAGCTCCCCATGCAAATGGTACATTAACCTTGAAATACCTGAAGTACTAGAACTGACAGAGAGGTGA